A portion of the Oncorhynchus masou masou isolate Uvic2021 chromosome 11, UVic_Omas_1.1, whole genome shotgun sequence genome contains these proteins:
- the LOC135548683 gene encoding uroplakin-3b-like protein 1, giving the protein MALLFYVVLCLSVCTGFCQISVNNTPAINPSSLAAKLTTNSVILTSPSCYFDSLFNLPCNSTTTCELWLVSAIDTGVSNYDADKSRSFIDTLSPYPTAFSSNTSKKYFLTKLGLQKDYPCPIVAGTDYFRVGSDGSCSTPNCNGILPVGSTARFRYVLINPENKTVVAESLWSNNITLYPLKDLESIDNGFAGRSASMIVITSILCSFLALLLLLLLIMLIYVLCCRKEKQKIQVPGSVRMYDTHNLKEPSPYVNRAYEDEPQRPTVTSPIRLKSYTDYDLKKPATEL; this is encoded by the exons TATCAGTCAACAACACTCCTGCAATAAACCCTTCCAGCCTGGCTGCGAAACTGACCACTAATTCAGTGATACTGACGTCCCCAAGTTGTTACTTCGACAGTCTGTTCAATTTGCCCTGCAATTCTACTACTACCTGTGAATTATGGCTCGTATCGGCCATAGATACAG GAGTCAGCAATTATGATGCCGACAAGAGCAGGTCCTTCATTGACACCCTCTCTCCTTATCCAACCGCCTTCTCTTCCAACACCTCGAAGAAATACTTCCTGACCAAGTTGGGGCTTCAGAAAGACTACCCCTGCCCCATCGTCGCTGGAACAGACTACTTCAGGGTTGGCTCTGACGGTAGCTGTTCCACTCCGAACTGTAATGGAATATTGCCTGTTGGCTCCACTGCCAG ATTTAGGTATGTTCTTATCAACCCAGAGAACAAAACAGTTGTTGCGGAGAGTTTGTGGTCCAACAACATCACTCTTTACCCTT TGAAAGACCTTGAAAGCATTGATAATGGCTTTGCTGGAAGGTCTGCATCCATGATTGTCATTACATCTATCCTGTGTTCCTTCCTGgccttgctgctgctgctattgctcATCATGCTGATCTATGTCCT TTGCTGTCGGAAGGAGAAACAGAAAATCCAAGTTCCAGGATCAGTGCGCATGTATGACACTCACAACTTGAAGGAGCCTTCCCCCTATGTAAACCGTGCTTATGAGGATGAGCCACAGAGACCCACAGTCACTAGCCCCATTAGGCTCAAGAGCTACACTGATTATGATTTGAAAAAACCAGCCACAGAATTGTAG